CCGTGTAGAAAATGGCCCCCCAGTCGCCCACGACCCACACCCTGTGGTCGTCGAGCGCCGCCACCTGAAAGAAGTGGCGCTGCGTGCCGCTTTCCTGCTTTTTCCAGCGCCCGTCGGCTCCGCGCGAGAGGATGGTCCCGGCCCGGCCCACGGCCCAGCCGTGCTCCGAATCCACGAAGTCCACACCGAAGAGATTCTCGACCGTGCCGCTCGGTTCCCGGTGCCAGCTTGCCCCCCCGTCCTCGGTCCGGGCGATCGTGCCGAAGGCGCCGACGACCCACCCGAGCTTCGGCGTCACGAAATCCACGTCGTAGAGGTGATCCCGCAGTGCCCTCTCCGTCGCTCCGGCCACGCCCGGAGCAAGTGCTACCACCGCAGCGACGAACGCCACGAGGAGAGAGCAGATTCGGAATTGCGAGCCCACGCGGAAAAGAACGACTCGGATCAACCTTCTCGTCTCCCTTAGGTCAAGCGTCCGATTGCTGTCAAGCAGCTTCGGCGCTAGAAACTCGGGCGGAGCGAGGGTCGCGGCCGGCGTTCGCATCGTCGAGCGCGCGATGGTGGCACGATGGACTTCTTTTGAAAAGTGCGGAGGGTCTGCCACGGTGACCTCGACGTCAGGTCGAGAAGAATTCCGCAGATTCTACCCCGGTAGGCCACTGGGCCAACTCTTCTCCGCCACCGTGGTTCGTCGCGGCGACACACCGGCGCTCCTCGACCCCGTGCAGCAGCTCACCTTCCGGGCCTGGCGAGACTCGGCTCGCCGCGTTGCCGCGGCGCTGCGCGCGTGGGGCGTCGGGCCCGGCGACCGGGTCGCCTACCAGCTTCCCAACTGGTGGGAGGCCGCGGTGGTCTTTTTCGCCGGGCTCGAAGTAGGGGCCGTTCTCCACCCTCTTCTTCCCATCTTCCGCGAAAAAGAACTGCGGGTCCTCCTGCGGGAGAGCAGACCGAAGGTCGTCTTCGTTCCCGGAACCTACCGAAAGACCGATTTCGTCGACCTCTGGCTCGGTCTTCGCGCCGACGCACCGGGCCTCGAGACGCTCGTGGTCTGTCGAGGGAATGCTCCGGCGGGGACGATCGCGTTCGACGAGGTTCTTCGCCAGAGCTCGGAAGAGAGAAGCGAGGTCCCGGTCGACCCCGATTCCGTCTGTCTTCTCCTGTACACGTCCGGGACGACCTCCGAACCGAAGGGCGTGCTCCACACGCACCACACGCTCGCGGCCGAAATTTTTTCCCTTCGCCGGGTCCACGGTCTCCGGGTCCGGGACCGCTCGCTCGTGCCGGCACCCGTCGCCCACGTGTCCGGACTCGTCCACGGAGTTCTCGTGCCCGCGCTCCTCGGCACGAGTGCCGTCCTCGTCGACCGGTGGGATCCCGAGCACGCGCTCGAGCTCGTGGAACGACACCGCGTCACCTACATGGCCGGGCCTCCCACGTTTCTCCTGGATCTCGTGGACGGAGCCGAGAGACGCGCGCCCGACGCGCGATCGCTCCGACTCTTCTCGTGCGGCGGTGCGGACGTGGGGAGGGACCTCGTCGAAAGGGCGCGCCGCCTCCTGCCCCACTGCCTGACGAAGAGGGTGTACGGCTCGACCGAGTTTCCCACGATCACGACGACGGACGCGAGCGACGCTCTCGCGCGCGGCGCGGACACCGAAGGAAGGCCGATTCCGCCCAACGAGGTCCGAATCGTCGACGAGTCCGGGCGAACGCTCGGGCCGGGAGAGACGGGAGAAATCCAGGCTCGCGGGCCCGAGTGCTTCGTCGGCTATTCCAGGCCCGAGTTCACGGCCGAAGCCTTCACGCGCGACGGCTGGTTCCGCACCGGGGACCTCGGGTTCCTCGACGATCGAGGATATCTCACGGTAGCGGGGCGGCTCAAGGAAATCATCGTTCGCAAAGGGGAAAAATTCAGCGTGCGCGAGATCGAAGAGTCGATCGCCCGCCACCCTGCCGTGGGCGAGGTGGCGGTCGTGGGGCTGCCGGACCCGCGGCTCGGCGAACGGGCCTGCGCCGTCGTCCGACTTCGCCCCGGAGCCACGCTTTCCCTCGAAAGCCTCTCCTCCTTCCTTTCCCGCGAGGGCCTCGCCAAACAGAAATTTCCCGAACGGCTGGAGATCGTCGAGGAGCTTCCGAGGACCGAAAGCGGCAAGGTCGATCGAAGGCGGCTCCGGGCCATCTTGACCGGCCGGAAGTAGGGCGGGAGGGGGGTGGGCCTCCGCCCTGCTTCCGACGAATTCTCAGGACCCCGGTTTCCGCGCGGGCAGCGGAACGGGCTCGACCGTCACCTGGTCGCGGAAGGCTTCGAGCGTCTCGGGCCCGATCCCGCGAACCGCGAGCAGGTCTTCGATCTTTCGGAAAGGACCGTGCTCGTTCCGGTGCGCCACGATCCGCTCGGCGGTGACCCGGCCGATGCGCTTGAGCGTCATCAGCTCTTCGACACTGGCCGTGTTGACGTTGACCTTTCCGTCCTGTCCGCCTGCCTTCGCGACCCCCGTCGCGAGCGCGAGGAGACAGAACGCGAGAAACGTTGCCAGGTGTTTTTTGCGTCGTACCATCCGTGGTCTCCTTTCCTTGGAATTTCGTGGCTCCCCACCCCAGGAGCCGCTTCCTTTTGTAGCGGCTTCCGCCGTCCCGTCCAAGACTTCTTGCATTCGGTGTGGAGAACCGAGGCGAGGCATCCCCGCCTCAAACGACGCCTTCTTCTTCCAGCGCACGGAGCTCCTCCTCGCCGAGGCCGAGGAGACCGCCGTACACCTCTCGGTTGTGCTCGCCGAGCTTGGGCGCCCCGCGCCGAATCCGCCCCGGTGTGGCCGAAAAGCGGGGGTAGACCCCCTGCATTTTGACGGGCCCGATCGTCGGGTCCTCCACTTCCACGATGTCCTCGCGCGCCGCGTAGTGGGGGTCGGCGAAGATCTCGTCGATCGTGAGGGCACGGCCCACGGGAACCCGAGCCGGAATCAGCAAAGCTTCGATTTCCTCGGCGGTGTGGCGCGCCACCCAGTCGGCCACGATCCGGTTGATCTCGTCGGCGTGCTGCACCCGCGCGGCCAGCGTGGAGAAGCGAGGGTCTTCGAGGAGGTCTTCCCGGCCCATGGCGCGAGCGAGCCGTGGGAAAAGCCCGTCTCCCGCCGCCACGATGAAAATCCACTTCCCGTCCTTCGTCCGCCAGTTGTCGAGCGGTGCCGAGTTCGCGAGACGGTTGCCCTCGCGCTGCCGTACGATTCCCAGCCGGTCGTAGGCAGCGACGGTGTGCTCGAGAATCCGAAAGACGGACTCGTAGAGCGCCAGGTCGACCCACTGGCCGCCGCCCTGACGCACGTCTCGGTGGTAGAGCGCGATCATGATGGCGAGCGCGTTGAAGATTCCGGTGAGATAGTCGGAGAGAATGATGCCGGGCCGCACGGGTGGCCTGTCCGGATAGCCGGTGATCGCAAGAAGCCCTCCGAATCCGATCCCGTTGCGGTCGAGACCCGGCCGGTCCCGATAGGGCCCGGTCTGTCCGTAGACACTCGCGCGGGTGAGAACGATGTCGGGCTTGAGCTTCCGGAGTTCGTCGTAGCCGAGGCCCCACTCCTCGAGCGTACCCGGCTGGAAATTCTCGACGATCACGTCCGCGAGCGGCACGAGCCGCCGAAAAAGCTCCCGCCCCTTCGGTTTTCGGAGGTCGAGCGTGATCGACTTCTTGTTCCGCCCTTCGACGGCCCAGAATAGAGAATACCCGTCGACGAAGGGGCCGATGGTCCGCAGGAAGTCGCCCTTTCCGGGAAGCTCGATCTTGATGACCTCGGCTCCGAAGTCGGCGAGCAGCGTGGCTGCGAACGGGGCTGCTACGCGCGTACCCAGGTCGAGAACCCGGATGCCTTCGAGGGGAAGAGGACTTTCCGCCATGCTCGAGAGACTACCCAGGAAGACTCGCCCGGACAACGGAGGACGGGCGAAGCCGCCCCGACGCGAGCCCGAGCCAGCGGCTAACGAGCCCCTTCTTCTCCCTCGCGCTTCCGCAGAGCCACCAAGGCCACCAGCGAAAGAACACATACCGCCAGGGCACCGAACGGCAAGGACCACAGAGGCGCGAGCCGGCGTTCCCCGACCACGACGGAATTCTCGCTCGTGTCGTTCCCCGGAACGGGGTCTTCCGGCGCTTCCACACGGGCCGTGTTCGCCAGGAGCCCTCGGGCTGCCGGCCCCGGGACGACCGTAAGGCGCAGCGGCCGGCAGGGACTCCCCGGGAGGGAGACTCGCCCCGCATTCACAGCGGATCGTTCCACCCGAGGCGAGCACGCACGACCAACCGTCCCCCGTCGCCGAGACGAACGCGAGACCGGCCGGGAGAACGTCTTCGACGACGATCGGAGGAGACGCGGATGCCGTCCCCACGTTGGAAACGCGCAGGACGAAAAAGCTTTCCTCGCCTACGAGAAAGCTCCCCTCGTGGACCTTCTCGAGACTCAGGTCCGGGAACGCGCCCGAGTACCCGAAGTTCGCGTATTCCACCAGCGCTCCGGGCTCGACGGCGACGTCGTACCAGAGCGGTGTCGTCGGGGACATCCCCGAGGGTACCCCGGACTCCACGGAAATGCGGTAGAGGCCCGGAACCAGCCCGGAAAAGGCGTACTCGCCGTTCTCGTCGGTCGTCGTGGAGGAAAACCCGTCGTCGGCGGAGCCCAGGATCCCGTCGGGCCCCGCGAACCCGAGACCGAGCACGACTCCGGCAATACCGCTCTCGCCCTCGTCGGGAACACCGTCGCCGTCGAGATCGAACCAGACGATGTGCCCGATCGTCGCAAGATCACCGGGCGGAACCGTGCTCGTCGCGGTCGGCGAGGGAGTGTGACTGGGAGTCGCCGTCGGAGTCGAGCTAGGAGTAGCCGTCGGGGTGTGCGTCGGAGTGGAGGTCGGTGTCGCCGTGGCGGTCTTCGTCGGAGTGTGGCTCGGCGTCCTCGTCGGGGTGTGCGTCGGCGTCGACGTGGCCGTATGGCTCGGCGTGCGAGTCGGCGTGTCCGTCGGCGTGGCCGTCGGTGTGTGACTGGGTGTGGCGGTCACCGTGTGCGTGGCCGTCGGCGTCTCGGTCGGCGTCCGAGTCGGCGTCGAGGTCGGTGTCCGGCTCGGTGTCCGAGTCGGCGTCTCGGTCGGTGTGGCCACCAAGGAAAGAAGGCATTCGACGGATTCGTAGTCCGCGCCGGCCGTGAGCACGATCGCCGAGGCCGTGTCCGCCGCCCCCGTCGTTTTGTCGATGGGGAAAAACCGGTACGGCGAAGACCCCGTGGTGCCCCAGAGCTGCCCGTCCGGGTCGGAGGTCAATCCTTCCACGTCGGAGACACCGAGGGGCCCCACGTCCGTCACGGCGCCGGTTGCTTTGTCGACCTTCACGAGCCTGTCGCCACTACCGCCGTTGTTGGCGATCGCGTACATCTGGCCGTCGAGATCGACGGCGATGTCGTCGATGTCCCCGAGGCCGACGACCGCCGTGGACCCGATCACCACGTAATCGTCCCCGCCGAAGGCCCCGTCCACGTGTGCGCCGGTCGCAGGGTCGATTTGGAGAAGAACGTCGTCGGCCGAACCGCGCCGGTGTGACCCGTAGAGAACACCCGTCGTGGGATCGAAGCTCAGACCGTCGACGTCGCTGAACGCGAGGTTTCCCACCGAGCCGCTCCCGGTACCGAACGGGCTCGATGTCGCGGTGAAAGCACCGGTCTTTACGTCGATGACGCCGAGCTGGCTCGCGTTGGCGCCGTAAAGTACTCCGGTGGAGAGTCGGTAGGCGATCGCCTCGACGGCGTCGGTCCCGAGCCCCGGACCGATTGGAATGTCGGTCGAGCTGGCCGTCTTGTCCAGGTGCGCGAGGAGATCGTTCCCCCCTGCCCCACCTCCGGAGTCCGCCACGAGAAAGCAGCGACGGGAAGCGTCCATAGCCTCCCGGTACGTGGCGAGGGCCGCAGCCCACTTGCGCGAGGTGCCGAGCGTGCCGGGCGCCTCGTAGTTTCCCGTGACGGTCACCACACGCCACTCGGGGTTCACGGTGATGTTGCTCGTAGCGCTTCCCCCCGTCGTGCCCCCGCGAGAGAGGGCGGTGTAACCCGCGCCGGGAGTAAAGCTCTCGGTCGGGGGGCCCTCGACGCCTATGACACCGAACAGGAGCTCTACGGGGTGCCTCGTCGGGGACGTCGAGCCCGAGGAAGCGACGGTCCCGCTACCCTTGCCCGTACGGGTCCGATCGAGCGCTCCGATGGGGTCGAGGCCCACGAAAACGGCCGCCGCAAGCGCCCTGGCCGTGACGCTCGGGTGACTCACCGTAATGGAATCCCCGGGCGAGAGAGGTGAGGTCCCATGAGCTACCAGGATGACCGTCCGCACGTCGCCGTTGTTGATCACATCGGCGTCCGCCGTGTAGACGTTCCCGGCCGAGTCGGTGGCGGCGACACCACTGCCCACCGTGCCCGCGTCGTCCATGGCAAAAGCCAGAAGGATACTGCGACCCGCGGGCACCGCGTTCGGGACTACGAGAGAAATCGACGTGCCGGGTGTCTTGCTCGCGACGCTGCCGAGGTCCTGCTCGAGAGCGATCTGCGCCCGAGCCAGGACCGGCAGGAAAACAAGCAACAGAACCCCGGGAGGGCAAAAGAGCCTTCGCAGCGCGTTGCCTACCCGGCCACCCACAACCACACCGACCACCACGCCTCCGCAGCTCGATCCCCCACGCTCTTATCACACCTTTTCTCGCTTACAACCTTTTTTCTTGACCCCGGACGACCTGCCTACGTGCCGGAACGGCCTGCCACCGGTACCCCCGGCGCGGCGCCGAGCGTCCGTGAGACACTTTTCTCGAGAATGTCTCGCGTGCTAGGGTCCGGTGTGGGAGGTGAAAAACGTGAAGATCGATCTCCTCTACGAGATGCAGATGCTCAAGCCCTGGACCGAGCGAAGCGAGTACGAGTGCTACTGGCAGGCCTTCGAGCAGGCGCTGCTGGCCGACCGGGTGGGCTTCGATACGTTCTGGGAGGTGGAGCACCACTTTCTCTCCGAATTCTCCCACTCCTCGGCACCGGAAGTCTTCCTCGCCGCGCTGGCGACCCGCACCGAGCGCATCCGTCTCGGGCACGGCGTCACCCTGCTTCCCTACCCCTTCAACCATCCCATTCGCGTGGCCGAGCGTGCGGCAGCGCTGGATATCATGAGCGACGGCCGACTCGAGTTCGGCACCGGTCGTTCGAGCCTCTACGAACAGGAAGGCTTCGGAATCCGATTCGAGGAAAGCCGGGACATGTGGAGGGAAGCTCTCGAAGTCATCCCCCGGATGTGGACGGAAGATCCGTTCCCCGGATACCAGGGGAGGTTCTTTTCGATCCCCGAGCGCTCGATTCTACCGAAGCCCATCCAGAAGCCTCATCCGCCGCTCTGGGTGGCAGCCACGAGCCCCGAAACCTGGAGGATCGCGGGCGAGCTCGGCATCGGGGCGCTCGGGCTCACCCTCTTTCTCAGCGTGGACGAGGTGGCGGAACAGATCCGTACCTACAAGCAAGCGCTCCAGAACGTGCGGCCGGTGGGTAAAGCGGTGAACGACCAGGTCGGAGCCTTCACGATCGTCCACTGCGCCGAAACCCAGGCGAAAGCCCGGGAAAACGGCGGTCACGACGCCGCTCTCTGGTACATGAAATACGCCTTCCAGGTGCTGGCCGCCCGCGGGCGCGAAGTCCAGAAAATCGGGCCTTACGAGGAATTCCGTCGCGCCCATCCGATCATCGGGAAAGTCGTGGACGGAACGGTGACCTTCGAAGAACTCGACGCCGAGGACATGGTGATCGTCGGCGATCCCGATCACTGCATCGAAAAGCTCGAACGCTACCGGAAAGCAGGGATCGACCGGGTGCTCTGTCTCATGCAGGCCGGCAGAATCCCTCACAAGGCCGTCCTGCGCTCGATCGAGCTCTTCGGCCGGTACGTGATTCCGGCCCTCCAGGGAAAGAAAAAACGAGAACCCGCGCGGCGGCCGGCCGGCAGGAAAGTGGGGAAGGCCGGTTCGGGGGCCGGGCGAAAATCCGCCCGCAGGTAGTCCGGGCCGCGCCCGGTATCCCGATTCGGCCTCGCGAAAAAAGCCGACCTTTCGCGGCACGCGACCCGGTGGGTGTGCGGCTCCCTTTTCTCGCCCGGCGATTTCGTTGCCGCTTTCGGACGCTTCCCGAACGGCGTCTCCTACCCGTCGAGTCGAGCCGTCGTTTTCCGGCCGCGACGAGCGGCGACGCTCTACGTGCCGGAGTCAGAACCAAGTCCTGAGCCGCAGAAAAGCCTGGTCGTTGCGGTCGTACTGGCCCACGAGCGACCGCGAGGATCCTTCGAGGAAGAGAAGACCCGCCCGCAGCTCGAGCCCCGGCGCGAGCTCGGAAAGAAGCTCGAACCAGACGGCCGCCGAGGGGCGCTCCAAAGTCGCGACGGTCGTACCCTCGAGCCGGAACCGCTCCTGCCAGAAGTCCCGCCGCAGGCTCGCGAGGACTCGCGTCTGCACGTCGGTAAGCAGCAAGGGGGTCGCATTGTGCAAGATCCAGGTCTGGTCGAGCTGAAGGGTGAGCACCGTACCGCCGCTTCCCACGTCGCCACCGATGCCCCACTGCAAGGCGTCACGCCGCACGAAGAGGGGACCGAGATCCAGGGGAACCGTCTCCCCGCGGAAGAGTCTCTCGGCAACGGAAGCCAGCTCGGGCCGCAGACGGCCTCCGAGGTTCTCCGGAGAAAGCAAGTCCTCGGCCGGACGCGGCCAGAGACGTCCGCGACTCCAGGCGGCCTCGATCCGGAGCGTCACCAGGTCGTACGCCCGCTCGAGATCCACCCCGACGAGCGAGACCCGCCCGTAGCGCGGTCGCAAGCGCGCTTGGGCGCCGAGAAGGAAGCCTTCCGGGTCGGCTCCGGTCAGCCGGACCGACGGAAGGAGCGAGAAGGCGGGGGCCGTCTCGGGGCCGTGGTAGAGGGAGAGAGACCACCCGACGTCTTCCACGCTTCCTCGCAGACGAACTCCGAACGCGCCCCTGTCGGGGCGCCTGGGCGGCGCCCGGTTCGCCATCTCGAGAGTCGTGCGCACGGCGAGGCGAGGCTGCCCCGGCGCCAGAGCACCGAACGGAATCTCGAGCAGTGGCTCGGGCCGCACGCTCGGCGGAAACCAGCGCTCGTCCTCGAGCGGGAATCTCGGCGGAACGGACCACGGGACCCAGACGAACTCCACGTCTTCGGCACGCACGTTCGTCCCGAGCGCGAGGGGACGGGCCAGGAAAAGGGCGGGCTGCGCGAGCTTGGCCTCTCGGCCTTCTCGAAGAAACGGGTCCGTGAAACGCCGCGGACTCAGGATGTCGGCCGGCGAAAACACGTCGAGCTTCCCCCACGTGAACTTCTGCGCCCCCAGCCGAACCTCGAAGCCTCGAACGTCGAAGTCCAAAAAGCCTTCGTCGACCTCGACAAGCGGCGAGAAGTCCTGAAAGGTGCGATCGTAGCTCCCGAATCCGAGCCCCTCTGCGCCCCATGCCGGGCCACCGAAAAGACCCCGGAGCGACAAACGGGCTCGAATTCCTCTCGATTCCCCTTCCATCCCGACGAGCAGAAGAAGAGACGGCCGCTGGCGTCGGCTACCCGCGTGGAATGCAGCCACCGCCTGGCCCTCGACGAACCCTCTCGCGCGGACGGAGGCCGGTGCGGGAGAAGCGGTCGCCGCGAAAAGCAAGAGAGTGCCGATTCCAGGAAAGAACGCTCTTTTCGCCGAAGCCACCGCCAGGGCCTTTTAGACCACGCGCTCCGGTCTCGAAAAGGCACGCCTTGCAAGGACGGCCTCGACTGTCGGAGAATCGGGCGGTGCGCCGTTCCCGTCGTTTCCCTGGATGGACCGGAGTTCGTGCGCGGTGCTTTTGCGCTCCGCTCCTCCGGGCTTTCCTCTCGGGAGCGGCCCTCTTCCCCGTCGCCGCCGACGGAGCCGACACCGCCGGGGCGATTCTCGAGCGCGCGCGGGAGGCCGAGGACACGCTTCGTTTCTGGACGAGCCGGAAGCAGGTCCTTTCGCTTTCCGTGCTTCGCGACGGCAGGACGCTACGGACCCGGAAGCTTCTCGTTTACGCGAAGCGGCAGAGCCGAGGGAGGGAGAAAACCGTCGCGTTCGTCCTCGCACCCGAATCCATGCGGGGTACCGCCTTTCTGCAGTGGACCGACCCGGAGGCGAAAAGCGAACAGTGGCTCTACCTGCCCCGTTTCGGTCGCTCCCGGAAAATCTCGGCGAGCCTGGAGGATCAGAGCTTTCTCGGAACGGACCTGAGCCACCGGGAGCTCGGAATCCTCGGCGAGTTTCTTCGCTGGGAGGAAAGCCGAGCGCCGTCTCGCTTTCTCGGTCGCGAGGAACTCGACGGCACCGTCTGCGACCGCATCGAGCGGCGCTTCCGAGCCGGCCCTTACCGGCGACTCGAAGCCTGGCTCGACGTCGACCTCCTCGTTCGGAAGGTGGCGCTTTTCGACGACGACCCGGAACCGCGAAAGACGATCCGGCAAGGCGAGTTCCGTGCGGTCGGAGGGATCCCGACGCCCCATCGGATCGAAGTCGACGACCCCGCGAAAAGCTCGCGCACGCTCGTCGAAGTCGAGGAGTGCTCCTACGGTCTCCCTCTCGAGGACGACCTCTTCACGCAGAGATCCCTCTCGCGCGGCC
The sequence above is a segment of the Candidatus Binatia bacterium genome. Coding sequences within it:
- the ydiD gene encoding cyclohexanecarboxylate-CoA ligase produces the protein MTSTSGREEFRRFYPGRPLGQLFSATVVRRGDTPALLDPVQQLTFRAWRDSARRVAAALRAWGVGPGDRVAYQLPNWWEAAVVFFAGLEVGAVLHPLLPIFREKELRVLLRESRPKVVFVPGTYRKTDFVDLWLGLRADAPGLETLVVCRGNAPAGTIAFDEVLRQSSEERSEVPVDPDSVCLLLYTSGTTSEPKGVLHTHHTLAAEIFSLRRVHGLRVRDRSLVPAPVAHVSGLVHGVLVPALLGTSAVLVDRWDPEHALELVERHRVTYMAGPPTFLLDLVDGAERRAPDARSLRLFSCGGADVGRDLVERARRLLPHCLTKRVYGSTEFPTITTTDASDALARGADTEGRPIPPNEVRIVDESGRTLGPGETGEIQARGPECFVGYSRPEFTAEAFTRDGWFRTGDLGFLDDRGYLTVAGRLKEIIVRKGEKFSVREIEESIARHPAVGEVAVVGLPDPRLGERACAVVRLRPGATLSLESLSSFLSREGLAKQKFPERLEIVEELPRTESGKVDRRRLRAILTGRK
- a CDS encoding luciferase; this translates as MKIDLLYEMQMLKPWTERSEYECYWQAFEQALLADRVGFDTFWEVEHHFLSEFSHSSAPEVFLAALATRTERIRLGHGVTLLPYPFNHPIRVAERAAALDIMSDGRLEFGTGRSSLYEQEGFGIRFEESRDMWREALEVIPRMWTEDPFPGYQGRFFSIPERSILPKPIQKPHPPLWVAATSPETWRIAGELGIGALGLTLFLSVDEVAEQIRTYKQALQNVRPVGKAVNDQVGAFTIVHCAETQAKARENGGHDAALWYMKYAFQVLAARGREVQKIGPYEEFRRAHPIIGKVVDGTVTFEELDAEDMVIVGDPDHCIEKLERYRKAGIDRVLCLMQAGRIPHKAVLRSIELFGRYVIPALQGKKKREPARRPAGRKVGKAGSGAGRKSARR